From Nymphalis io chromosome 10, ilAglIoxx1.1, whole genome shotgun sequence, a single genomic window includes:
- the LOC126771438 gene encoding uncharacterized protein LOC126771438 has product MESATEMLSFMDLLDLDEEIIDDKAKSIMDRNTFANKHLLNFINLLQYKQLINTRENSECSNEEEYNFVAKLIHNMNEDNVDIICKIITMVLMLHPSSIRNKSEHLIQQIMADMYLPSPKQTLITDYENENLQMTWLQLKICVSILDAVISSHTKLMLPFLEISLENIIFSKNEKLRLYFLTHAVSRFFEAITGYNILDRIWNCLREAKGNVSMIALQVLCCLSNYYLPVAEKSSNILLESNVIFSSEFWDFVLSGLLNRDVDNTHRKKSIYLAKRAIDCAFIADKNISIRSTSTFIWERRNKMNLKTYWDNYFILIDSLEEKQSNIVLPSLKLFQTIKGIGHCWLNCAFCIGLRHDNAKVRFQCLQYRMRMNITSELEAVSIFEAINDVNLFENEAEYKSLEMEFKNILNNTDTLIRVLKAVPLIKWSPVPLYHLTTTLSESRFKGLLDINSSILKEIIGNILKIPCNNIIIRKAIQVNMSHFIENNCCQFTYKDYMDIYPHLHLDLGMYNTLAEFIKNQLLIPDIEEFLFSLPYSHLNIEFALTYFEGHDNSKFIKLINEIVKEIQNINNRQYSDKNECLNYVVFIVQLYKKAIKYKCALYKRLDSYAPKTLEVMMQFVATLITNNITFDIEKITLLFEGLDYINFHIKGTNENDYLLKLYKSTISILKNESTDLNMKVLSIFIFNTCLKNPFFVEKYEQELLDEEDFVNMIQNVEFNENTYIENSGRLRNLFHEKCCEIVYFFASDSYCEINNDILLYIYDVLDSGGYGCLNWILKIINKVLPSILGDRKINFKVTDFLNRMWNEIEELKSNSQYIKCVQEFVILLTQHVLLNQPAYNNIIILYSNKILEYAVIKNAPLFCLVKQMDQINVSAYNHLVYILCDILVYGFVQKKDHRIADRVSIDIIENKNYGIKNEEFIVSSHIKVVAVSVLSKIVDPVILNTVISRIISKVEDLFKNKQRYYGNSVHDQSLQAAIQCLIFILFKSRKVDLDSTVTWVLKFLGKIPHQPLVRGYFEWYIALVYYHKDYIINDKVLNIFKENNVPIQSQFTLLYILLSHKIRHANCRNEDFECVMDFYLANIMGPIYSTRLYAQFLSSKLLEVATFLTNDVLNREKYSYSIDVIRKTLQEAEEAKEKAYMKIISEYFFTYFNIIEDLTPFAIYWGLPQICNGYDEIIEAKFVSNYLADISECMTEEPDDKLFKEWKESHKYNWFKKLPKMPTLEECNLFNTLEEAQAVQKKYVPWKNMTDVEDYTNEKKKKKCDLIVVASLIDKLPNLGGMARTSEVFGVQTYVVDSMRHLQDKQFQGLSVSAERWINVEEVRPGQPLKQYLMKKKAEGFSIVAAEQTSSSMPLQKFKFPKKTLLLLGHEKEGIPCDLLPLMDHCVEIPQQGVIRSLNVHVTAAIFVWEYARQNML; this is encoded by the exons atggaaTCAGCTACAGAAATGTTATCCTTTATGGATTTACTTGACTTGGATGAGGAAATAATAGATGATAAAGCAAAAAGTATAATGGATCGAAATACTTTTGCTAATAAACACTTATTGAATTTCATAAATTTGCTGCAGTATAAGCAGTTAATTAATACACGAGAAAACAGTGAGTGTAGTAATGAAGAGGAATATAACTTTGTTGCAAAACTCATACACAATATGAACGAAGATAATGTcgatattatatgtaaaataattacaatggtACTAATGTTACACCCAAGTAGTATTAGAAATAAATCCGAACATCTGATACAACAAATAATGGCCGATATGTATCTACCATCACCTAAACAAACATTGATAACTGACTATGAAAATGAAAATCTCCAGATGACAtggttacaattaaaaatttgtgTAAGCATTTTAGATGCAGTCATATCAAGTCATACAAAGCTAATGTTACCGTTTCTTGAAATTTCTCTTGAGAACataattttttctaaaaatgaaAAGTTACGATTATATTTCCTTACACATGCTGTGTCACGATTCTTTGAAGCCATCACAGGGTACAACATACTCGACAGAATATGGAACTGTCTCAGAGAAGCCAAAGGGAATGTCAGTATGATTGCATTACAAGTGCTATGCTGCCTTTCCAATTATTATCTACCAGTTGCAGAAAAATCCAGTAATATCCTTTTGGAATCCAATGTAATTTTCAGCAGTGAGTTTTGGGATTTTGTACTTTCTGGATTATTAAATAGAGATGTAGATAATACACACAggaaaaaatcaatatatttagcTAAAAGAGCCATCGATTGTGCATTTATTGCCGATAAAAATATCAGCATAAGGTCTACGAGTACTTTTATTTGGgaaagaagaaataaaatgaaCCTAAAAACTTACtgggataattattttatattaatagacaGCTTAGAAGAGAAACAGAGCAATATTGTTTTACCGTCTTTGAAATTATTTCAGACTATTAAAGGTATTGGTCATTGTTGGTTAAACTGTGCATTTTGTATTGGCTTGCGTCATGATAATGCCAAAGTGCGTTTTCAATGTTTGCAATATCGCATGCGAATGAATATTACTAGCGAATTGGAAGCTGTGTCTATATTTGAAGCTATTAAtgatgttaatttatttgaaaatgaggCCGAATATAAATCTCTTGAaatggaatttaaaaatattttaaacaacacTGATACATTGATTAGAGTACTTAAAGCTGTTCCATTGATAAAATGGTCTCCTGTACCCTTATATCATTTGACAACTACCTTATCCGAAAGCCGTTTTAAAGGATTATTAGATATCAATTCTTCAATTCTCAAGGAGATTATaggcaatatattaaaaataccatgcaataatattataataagaaaagctATTCAAGTCAATATGTcacattttattgaaaataattgttgtCAGTTCACATACAAGGATTATATGGATATATATCCACACTTGCATTTAGATCTTGGAATGTATAACACATTAGCCGAGTTCATCAAAAATCAACTTTTGATACCAGATATTGAAGAGTTTTTGTTTTCGCTACCATATTCACACTTGAATATAGAATTTGCTTTAACATACTTTGAAGGTCATGataatagtaaatttataaaattaattaatgaaatcgtAAAAGAaatacagaatataaataacagACAATATTCTGACAAAAATGAATGCTTAAATTATGTAGTTTTCATAGTGCAACTGTATAAGAAagccataaaatataaatgtgcaCTTTATAAAAGATTAGACAGCTATGCGCCGAAAACATTGGAAGTAATGATGCAGTTTGTTGCAACTTTaatcacaaataatataacttttgataTTGAAAAGATTACCTTGCTCTTTGAAGGCTtggattatataaattttcatattaaaggCACTAATGAAAATgattatttactaaaactatataaatcgACAATATCGATTTTAAAAAACGAATCTACTGATTTAAACATGAAAGTTctcagtatatttatttttaatacatgcttgaagaatcctttTTTCGTGGAAAAATATGAACAGGAATTGCTGGATGAAGAAGACTTCGTAAACATGATTCAAAATGtggaatttaatgaaaatacgtACATAGAGAATAGTGGTCGCTTGCGGAATCTATTTCATGAGAAATGCTGTGAAATAGTCTACTTTTTTGCATCCGATTCATATTGCGAGataaataatgacattttactttatatttacgaCGTATTAGATAGCGGAGGTTACGGATGCTTAAATTGGATCCTTAAGATAATAAACAAAGTACTTCCATCGATATTAGGTGACagaaaaatcaatttcaaagtAACGGATTTTTTAAACCGAATGTGGAATGAAATTGAAGAATTAAAATCTAATagtcaatatataaaatgcgTCCAAGAGTTTGTCATTTTACTTACACAGCATGTGTTACTTAATCAACCAgcttataacaatataattattttgtattctaaCAAAATATTAGAATATGCTGTTATTAAGAATGCACCTTTATTCTGCTTAGTAAAGCAAATGGATCAAATTAATGTGTCTGCATATAATCATTTGGTCTATATCCTGTGCGATATTCTAGTCTATGGCTTCGTACAAAAGAAAGATCACAG AATTGCTGATCGAGTGTCTATTGatataatagaaaacaaaaattatggTATAAAAAATGA AGAATTCATTGTTAGTTCTCATATAAAAGTTGTGGCAGTGTCCGTACTAAGTAAAATAGTCGATCCAGTAATTCTTAACACAGTAATATCTCGTATAATATCGAAAGTTGAGGATTTGTTCAAAAATAAGCAACGTTACTATGGCAACTCCGTGCACGATCAGTCATTACAAGCAGCTATACAATGCttgatttttatactttttaaaagtaGAAAAGTTGATTTGGATAGTACTGTGACATGGGTCCTAAAATTCTTGGGGAAAATACCTCACCAACCCCTCGTAAGGGGGTACTTTGAGTGGTACATTGCTCTGGTATATTATCACAAG GATtacattataaatgataaagttcttaacatatttaaagaaaataatgtgCCAATACAATCGcaatttactttattgtatattCTTTTATCCCACAAAATAAGACATGCTAACTGTCGAAATGAGGATTTTGAATGCGTCATGGATTTTTACCTTGCGAATATTATGGGCCCTATTTATAGTACACGATTGTACGCTCAGTTTTTATCATCGAAACTTCTGGAAGTGGCGACTTTTCTAACGAATGACGTTTTAAACCGcgaaaaatattcatacagtATAGATGTTATACGAAAAACTTTACAAGAAGCCGAAGAAGCAAAGGAAAAAgcttatatgaaaattattagtgaatatttttttacttatttcaaCATAATTGAAGATTTAACACCATTTGCCATATATTGGGGCTTGCCGCAGATTTGCAATGGCTACGATGAGATAATTGAGGCCAAATTTGTGTCGAATTATCTCGCTGATATAAGTGAATGTATGACTGAGGAACCAGATGATAAATTATTCAAAGAATGGAAAGAAAGTCATAAGTATAATTGGTTTAAAAAGCTACCGAAAATGCCGACACTAGAAGAATGCAACTTGTTTAATACTTTGGAAGAAGCTCAGGCTGTTCAAAAGAAATATGTTCCATGGAAAAATATGACCGATGTAGAGGATTACACTAATGAGAAAAAA aaaaaaaagtgtgATCTAATAGTGGTGGCTTCGCTTATCGATAAACTACCAAATCTAGGAGGAATGGCTAGAACGAGCGAGGTATTTGGTGTCCAGACTTATGTAGTCGACAGTATGAGGCATTTGCAAGACAAGCAGTTCCAAGGATTGAG TGTGTCAGCAGAACGTTGGATTAACGTTGAGGAGGTGCGTCCTGGGCAGCCCTTGAAGCAATATCTGATGAAGAAGAAGGCTGAGGGCTTTTCTATCGTGGCAGCTGAACAGACGTCAAGCAGCATGCCActgcaaaaatttaaattccCGAAGAAAACTCTTCTGTTACTGGG ACACGAGAAAGAAGGCATACCCTGTGACTTGCTGCCCTTAATGGATCATTGTGTGGAAATACCGCAGCAAGGAGTCATTCGTTCCCTGAATGTGCACGTTACCGCCGCCATATTCGTTTGGGAATATGCACGAcagaatatgttataa